A window from Triticum aestivum cultivar Chinese Spring chromosome 6D, IWGSC CS RefSeq v2.1, whole genome shotgun sequence encodes these proteins:
- the LOC123144049 gene encoding probable thiamine biosynthetic bifunctional enzyme, chloroplastic isoform X1: MLPSAGIIKILCESLQKFPVKALVVDPVMVSTSGDSLSDPSTLTYYRDELFAMADIVTPNVKEASKLLGGVSLHTIADMRDAAESIYKFGPRYVLVKGGDMPDSSEAIDVFYDGKEFVELRGHRIKTRNTHGTGCTLASSIAAELAKGSSMLNAVQVAKNFVESALHHSKDLVIGNGPQGPFDHLFRLRCPPYNIGSQQRFNPDSLFLYAVTDSRMNKRWGHSIEDAVKAAIEGGATIVQLREKDIESRAFLEAAKACMDICKSSGVPLLINDRVDIALACNADGVHVGQSDISAREVRKLLGPGKIIGVSCKTPAQAEQAWRDGADYLGCGGVFPTTTKANNPTLGFEGLKAVCLASKLPVVAIGGINATNAGSVMELGLPNLKGVAVVSALFDRECVSTETRNLRSILTSVRCLA, translated from the exons CTTTAGTGGTGGATCCAGTTATGGTGTCTACAAGTGGAGATAGTCTTTCAGATCCATCTACTCTCACTTACTATAG GGATGAACTATTTGCCATGGCCGATATAGTCACCCCAAATGTGAAAGAAGCTTCAAAATTACTTGGGGGTGTATCATTGCACACAATCGCCGATATGCGTGATGCAGCAGAATCCATTTACAAATTTGGTCCAAG ATATGTACTTGTGAAAGGCGGGGACATGCCAGATTCATCAGAAGCTATTGACGTATTCTACGATG GCAAGGAATTCGTCGAGCTTCGTGGGCATCGCATAAAGACCCGCAACACACATGGAACTGGTTGCACTTTAGCCTCATCTATTGCTGCCGAGTTAGCAAAAGGTTCAAGTATGCTGAATGCTGTTCAG GTGGCGAAGAACTTTGTTGAATCGGCTCTTCATCACAGTAAAGACCTTGTCATTGGAAATGGACCTCAAGGCCCTTTTGACCACCTTTTCAGGCTCAGGTGTCCTCCATACAATATTGGATCACAGCAAAGGTTCAATCCAGACAGCCTCTTCCTGTATGCAGTGACAGACTCTAGGATGAACAAAAGGTGGGGTCATTCAATAGAAGATGCCGTGAAAGCTGCAATTGAAGGAGGCGCCACCATTGTCCAACTGAG AGAAAAGGACATTGAATCACGGGCGTTCTTGGAGGCTGCCAAGGCTTGCATGGATATTTGCAAGTCGAGTGGAGTGCCGCTGCTGATCAACGACCGTGTAGACATTGCCCTGGCATGCAATGCTGATGGTGTCCATGTTGGCCAATCAGACATTTCAGCACGGGAGGTTCGGAAGCTCTTAGGACCGGGTAAAATCATCGGTGTCTCGTGCAAGACCCCTGCTCAAGCCGAGCAGGCTTGGAGAGACGGGGCGGACTACCTCGGCTGCGGCGGCGTCTTCCCAACCACGACGAAGGCGAACAATCCCACCTTGGGATTTGAAGGGCTGAAGGCTGTTTGCTTGGCTTCAAAGTTGCCTGTGGTTGCCATTGGTGGCATCAACGCGACAAATGCAGGTTCGGTGATGGAACTTGGCCTCCCCAATCTCAAAGGTGTCGCTGTGGTCTCTGCCTTGTTCGATCGTGAATGCGTCTCGACTGAGACGAGAAACCTCAGATCCATCTTGACGAGTGTGCGATGCTTGGCGTAG
- the LOC123144049 gene encoding probable thiamine biosynthetic bifunctional enzyme, chloroplastic isoform X2, with product MVSTSGDSLSDPSTLTYYRDELFAMADIVTPNVKEASKLLGGVSLHTIADMRDAAESIYKFGPRYVLVKGGDMPDSSEAIDVFYDGKEFVELRGHRIKTRNTHGTGCTLASSIAAELAKGSSMLNAVQVAKNFVESALHHSKDLVIGNGPQGPFDHLFRLRCPPYNIGSQQRFNPDSLFLYAVTDSRMNKRWGHSIEDAVKAAIEGGATIVQLREKDIESRAFLEAAKACMDICKSSGVPLLINDRVDIALACNADGVHVGQSDISAREVRKLLGPGKIIGVSCKTPAQAEQAWRDGADYLGCGGVFPTTTKANNPTLGFEGLKAVCLASKLPVVAIGGINATNAGSVMELGLPNLKGVAVVSALFDRECVSTETRNLRSILTSVRCLA from the exons ATGGTGTCTACAAGTGGAGATAGTCTTTCAGATCCATCTACTCTCACTTACTATAG GGATGAACTATTTGCCATGGCCGATATAGTCACCCCAAATGTGAAAGAAGCTTCAAAATTACTTGGGGGTGTATCATTGCACACAATCGCCGATATGCGTGATGCAGCAGAATCCATTTACAAATTTGGTCCAAG ATATGTACTTGTGAAAGGCGGGGACATGCCAGATTCATCAGAAGCTATTGACGTATTCTACGATG GCAAGGAATTCGTCGAGCTTCGTGGGCATCGCATAAAGACCCGCAACACACATGGAACTGGTTGCACTTTAGCCTCATCTATTGCTGCCGAGTTAGCAAAAGGTTCAAGTATGCTGAATGCTGTTCAG GTGGCGAAGAACTTTGTTGAATCGGCTCTTCATCACAGTAAAGACCTTGTCATTGGAAATGGACCTCAAGGCCCTTTTGACCACCTTTTCAGGCTCAGGTGTCCTCCATACAATATTGGATCACAGCAAAGGTTCAATCCAGACAGCCTCTTCCTGTATGCAGTGACAGACTCTAGGATGAACAAAAGGTGGGGTCATTCAATAGAAGATGCCGTGAAAGCTGCAATTGAAGGAGGCGCCACCATTGTCCAACTGAG AGAAAAGGACATTGAATCACGGGCGTTCTTGGAGGCTGCCAAGGCTTGCATGGATATTTGCAAGTCGAGTGGAGTGCCGCTGCTGATCAACGACCGTGTAGACATTGCCCTGGCATGCAATGCTGATGGTGTCCATGTTGGCCAATCAGACATTTCAGCACGGGAGGTTCGGAAGCTCTTAGGACCGGGTAAAATCATCGGTGTCTCGTGCAAGACCCCTGCTCAAGCCGAGCAGGCTTGGAGAGACGGGGCGGACTACCTCGGCTGCGGCGGCGTCTTCCCAACCACGACGAAGGCGAACAATCCCACCTTGGGATTTGAAGGGCTGAAGGCTGTTTGCTTGGCTTCAAAGTTGCCTGTGGTTGCCATTGGTGGCATCAACGCGACAAATGCAGGTTCGGTGATGGAACTTGGCCTCCCCAATCTCAAAGGTGTCGCTGTGGTCTCTGCCTTGTTCGATCGTGAATGCGTCTCGACTGAGACGAGAAACCTCAGATCCATCTTGACGAGTGTGCGATGCTTGGCGTAG